A DNA window from Aestuariispira ectoiniformans contains the following coding sequences:
- a CDS encoding DUF2333 family protein: MSIRTYLEDRWFDLRQRRGPVSSSTLGKIAVGIAVIVALYYPIGMFVVHKIDDDTTMKVTVNPGQSHTVATAVALLDREVNVNRWTPMDPFFLPGAALDNMPNFQTGIVYAISRFAIEMSDQIGRVRGSSQVDEDLDQAAGLLKYKPDVWVYDMSESWLPQRSSAEQYRHGLEALARYNQRLGEGNAVFETRADNLIATLERISADLGSASAVIDNSINDLGMFSWDADDVFYRNKGRLYAYFMLLEAMKADFGQVIQEKQLTNVWDQMLKSLRQAAEMDPLVVVNGAPDGVVFPSHLAAQGFYLLRARTQLREISNVLLK, from the coding sequence ATGTCCATACGCACCTATTTGGAAGACCGATGGTTTGACCTGCGCCAGCGTCGCGGCCCGGTGTCGAGCTCTACCCTTGGGAAGATTGCCGTTGGTATCGCGGTGATCGTGGCTCTCTATTACCCGATCGGTATGTTCGTCGTGCATAAGATCGACGACGACACGACGATGAAGGTGACGGTCAATCCGGGGCAGTCCCACACTGTTGCAACGGCGGTGGCGCTTCTCGACCGGGAGGTGAATGTCAACCGCTGGACACCCATGGATCCTTTCTTCCTGCCCGGTGCGGCGCTGGACAATATGCCGAATTTCCAGACAGGCATCGTCTACGCCATAAGCCGTTTCGCAATCGAAATGTCTGATCAGATCGGACGCGTGCGCGGTTCCTCCCAGGTGGACGAGGACCTGGACCAGGCGGCGGGCCTGTTGAAATACAAACCCGATGTCTGGGTTTACGACATGTCTGAATCCTGGTTGCCGCAACGCTCTTCCGCAGAGCAATACCGTCACGGGCTGGAGGCGCTGGCGCGCTATAACCAGCGTCTGGGCGAGGGCAATGCGGTTTTTGAAACCCGTGCCGACAATCTGATCGCGACTTTGGAGCGTATCTCGGCTGATCTGGGGTCGGCTTCGGCTGTGATCGACAATTCGATCAACGATCTCGGCATGTTCTCCTGGGATGCGGATGATGTCTTTTACCGGAACAAGGGGCGGCTTTATGCCTATTTCATGCTGCTGGAGGCAATGAAGGCGGACTTTGGTCAGGTAATCCAGGAAAAGCAGCTTACCAACGTCTGGGACCAGATGTTGAAATCCCTGCGTCAGGCGGCTGAGATGGACCCGCTCGTGGTTGTCAACGGCGCGCCGGACGGTGTTGTATTCCCGAGCCATCTGGCGGCACAGGGTTTTTACCTGCTGCGCGCCCGCACCCAGTTGCGTGAGATTTCCAACGTTCTGCTGAAATAA
- the addA gene encoding double-strand break repair helicase AddA, with the protein MSDQQLSLLGPDPNVMQRRASNPAHSVWVSASAGSGKTKVLTDRVLSLLLTGTRPERILCITFTKAAAAEMANRLNGILGTWATLPQPELSDKIEDLLDRQPDAETVILARQLFARVLDTPGGLKIQTVHSFCQSLLGRFPLEANVPPQFQVLDDRSASEMMARARDTVLRAAEGDTPLADALYQVTRRASEERFDELMRLLTSERGRIRRLINAKDGVDKAVAALFTKLDADPHQGETEVVAAACEEGVFDRTGLRDAAEKLLNEGKANDIKLGKKLESWLAKPLDGRIATYQDYRTAFLTAELEPRKNLMGKPLREAHPDLLTVLEREQERAVMTRDRIRTQVSAQASAGLLRLGEAMLRAYELEKKSRDLLDFDDLILKSRDLLTGDDASVAWVLFKLDGGLDHILIDEAQDTNPEQWEVVASLAEEFFAGEGQRAEDEVGPRTVFAVGDVKQSIYSFQRADPEAFRRMRAHFEKRVTQAQQIWDMVPMDVSFRSTEPVLRAVDAVFAGAEAKDGLVAPEETVRHTAWRRGEAGRVEVWPLVEAEKSEDPEPWSLPLESEIERNPKQRLADALAAQIDAWIGREMLPAKGRPMRAGDVMVLMRSRSSFVDMLVRALKARNVPVAGVDRMKLSQQIGVMDLVVLAQFLLMPEDDLALATVLKSPLVGLNDDDLFVLAYDRGKGRSLWGSLQAKSVENPRFAPARNWLAALLNKADFMRPFELFGEVLSSVCPATDRQETRELTGREAMVARLGVEAEDPLEEFQSMTLAYEQGNTPSMQGFLHWFAAGEAEIKRDLEAGERDEVRIMTVHGAKGLQAPVVIMPDTVGKPEIGRNAQLYWLTDAQDHSELPLWVIGSGMIEHEGAKARAAAVQAQDQEYRRLLYVALTRAEDRLIVCGAAGARSPRADCWYNLVWNGLETVARPEEFDLSALTGEAWPGTKLVLESRQEQAVPAPEEKQEKAVTATLPEWARRLPGAEPVPPKPLAPSAPDEEDPPVRSPLGDDSRLRYQRGILVHRLLQSLPDLSSDQWDGAARRFLAQPAHGLAEAVQDELAREVVGVLTDTHLGGIFGPGSRAEVPIVGLIRDAKGKPQVVSGQVDRLVVRDDGVWVLDFKTLRPAPMEITRVPTAYLKQMAAYRAVLSQVYPGRPIHCALVWTEGPRMMVLDNAHLDPIHQAT; encoded by the coding sequence ATGAGCGATCAACAGCTATCCCTGCTGGGCCCCGACCCCAATGTGATGCAGCGCCGTGCCTCGAACCCGGCGCACAGCGTGTGGGTGTCGGCCAGTGCGGGCAGTGGCAAGACCAAGGTTCTGACCGACCGCGTGCTGTCCCTGCTGCTGACGGGAACGCGGCCCGAACGCATCCTCTGTATCACCTTCACCAAGGCCGCCGCCGCGGAAATGGCGAACCGCCTGAACGGTATTCTGGGGACATGGGCAACCCTGCCGCAGCCGGAACTGTCGGATAAAATCGAAGACCTTCTTGATCGCCAGCCCGATGCGGAGACGGTCATCCTCGCCCGTCAGCTTTTTGCCCGCGTGCTGGATACGCCCGGTGGCTTGAAAATCCAGACTGTGCACAGTTTCTGCCAATCGCTCTTGGGGCGGTTCCCGCTGGAGGCCAATGTACCGCCGCAGTTCCAGGTCCTGGACGACCGCAGCGCCAGCGAGATGATGGCCCGCGCCCGCGATACCGTCCTGCGGGCCGCAGAAGGCGATACGCCGCTGGCCGATGCGCTGTATCAGGTGACGCGCCGCGCGTCGGAAGAACGCTTTGACGAATTGATGCGCCTGCTGACCTCGGAACGGGGGAGAATTCGCCGCCTTATCAATGCCAAAGATGGCGTTGATAAGGCCGTGGCCGCCTTGTTTACAAAGCTGGATGCCGATCCCCATCAGGGTGAGACGGAAGTGGTTGCGGCGGCCTGCGAGGAGGGGGTGTTCGACCGGACCGGTTTGCGCGACGCGGCGGAGAAACTGCTCAACGAGGGCAAGGCCAATGATATCAAGCTGGGCAAGAAGCTGGAAAGCTGGCTTGCCAAGCCGCTGGATGGCCGCATTGCCACCTATCAGGATTACCGCACGGCCTTTCTGACGGCGGAACTGGAACCGCGCAAGAACCTGATGGGCAAGCCCCTGCGTGAGGCGCATCCGGATTTGCTCACCGTGCTGGAACGGGAACAGGAGCGCGCGGTGATGACCCGCGATCGCATTCGCACCCAGGTAAGCGCCCAGGCCAGCGCCGGGCTGCTGCGGCTGGGCGAGGCGATGCTGCGCGCTTATGAGTTGGAAAAGAAGTCCCGCGACTTGCTGGATTTTGACGATCTGATCCTGAAATCCCGCGACCTGCTGACCGGTGACGATGCCAGTGTGGCCTGGGTGCTGTTCAAACTGGATGGCGGCCTCGATCACATCCTGATCGACGAGGCGCAGGACACCAACCCGGAACAATGGGAAGTGGTCGCCTCGCTTGCGGAAGAATTCTTCGCGGGTGAGGGACAGCGCGCGGAAGATGAGGTGGGGCCGCGTACGGTCTTTGCCGTAGGCGATGTAAAGCAGAGCATTTACAGCTTCCAGCGGGCCGACCCGGAGGCCTTCCGCCGCATGCGTGCGCATTTCGAGAAACGGGTGACACAGGCCCAACAGATCTGGGACATGGTCCCGATGGATGTGTCTTTCCGATCTACCGAGCCGGTCCTAAGGGCGGTGGATGCGGTCTTTGCCGGGGCGGAGGCGAAAGACGGCCTCGTTGCACCGGAAGAAACCGTGCGGCACACGGCCTGGCGTCGGGGTGAGGCAGGCCGGGTCGAGGTCTGGCCGCTGGTGGAGGCGGAAAAGTCGGAAGACCCGGAACCCTGGTCGCTGCCTCTGGAAAGCGAGATCGAACGCAACCCGAAACAACGTCTGGCCGATGCGCTGGCCGCCCAGATCGACGCCTGGATCGGCAGGGAAATGCTGCCCGCGAAAGGGCGGCCCATGCGGGCTGGCGATGTGATGGTCCTGATGCGCAGCCGGTCCAGTTTCGTGGATATGCTGGTGCGTGCGCTCAAGGCCCGCAACGTGCCGGTGGCGGGTGTCGACCGTATGAAGCTCAGCCAGCAGATCGGCGTGATGGACCTGGTCGTGCTGGCGCAGTTTCTGCTGATGCCAGAGGACGATCTGGCGCTGGCGACGGTTTTGAAGTCGCCGCTGGTGGGCCTCAACGACGATGATCTCTTTGTGTTGGCCTATGACCGGGGCAAGGGGCGCAGCCTTTGGGGAAGCCTGCAGGCGAAATCTGTGGAGAACCCCCGATTTGCCCCGGCGCGCAACTGGCTGGCGGCCTTGTTGAACAAGGCCGACTTCATGCGGCCGTTCGAGCTGTTCGGTGAGGTTCTGTCCTCTGTCTGTCCGGCGACCGACCGGCAGGAGACGCGGGAGCTCACGGGCCGCGAGGCCATGGTGGCACGGCTGGGTGTGGAGGCGGAGGACCCGCTTGAGGAATTCCAGTCCATGACGCTTGCCTATGAACAGGGCAATACCCCTTCCATGCAGGGTTTCCTGCACTGGTTCGCGGCGGGCGAGGCGGAAATCAAGCGTGACCTTGAGGCAGGCGAACGGGACGAAGTGCGGATCATGACCGTGCATGGTGCAAAGGGGCTTCAGGCCCCGGTCGTGATCATGCCGGATACTGTGGGCAAGCCGGAAATCGGCCGCAATGCACAGCTTTACTGGCTGACGGATGCACAGGATCACAGCGAACTACCGCTTTGGGTGATCGGCAGCGGCATGATCGAACATGAAGGCGCGAAGGCCCGCGCGGCAGCCGTTCAGGCGCAGGATCAGGAATATCGCCGTCTGTTGTATGTGGCGCTGACACGAGCGGAAGACCGGTTGATCGTCTGTGGCGCGGCAGGCGCGCGCAGCCCCCGGGCCGATTGCTGGTATAATCTGGTCTGGAACGGTCTGGAAACGGTCGCAAGGCCCGAGGAATTCGACCTTTCTGCCCTGACCGGGGAGGCCTGGCCGGGTACTAAGCTGGTGCTGGAAAGCCGTCAGGAACAGGCCGTGCCTGCGCCGGAGGAAAAACAGGAAAAGGCGGTTACTGCCACCCTGCCGGAATGGGCGCGGCGTCTGCCGGGCGCGGAACCGGTGCCGCCCAAGCCGCTGGCGCCCAGTGCGCCGGACGAGGAAGACCCGCCGGTCCGCTCACCCCTGGGCGACGACAGCCGCCTGCGGTATCAGCGCGGCATTCTGGTTCACCGCCTGCTGCAAAGCCTGCCAGACCTGTCCTCCGATCAATGGGACGGCGCGGCGCGGCGCTTTCTGGCGCAACCGGCCCATGGGTTGGCGGAGGCGGTGCAGGACGAACTGGCCCGTGAGGTGGTCGGGGTGCTGACCGATACGCATCTGGGCGGAATTTTCGGCCCCGGCAGCCGGGCGGAGGTCCCCATTGTCGGCCTGATCCGGGATGCCAAAGGCAAGCCCCAGGTGGTTTCCGGCCAGGTGGACCGTCTGGTGGTGCGCGATGATGGCGTTTGGGTCCTGGATTTCAAAACACTACGTCCTGCGCCGATGGAAATCACCCGTGTCCCGACGGCCTATCTAAAGCAGATGGCAGCTTACAGAGCGGTGCTTTCCCAGGTCTATCCGGGCAGGCCGATCCACTGCGCGCTGGTCTGGACGGAAGGGCCGCGCATGATGGTGCTGGACAACGCGCACCTTGACCCGATACATCAGGCTACCTAG
- the trpS gene encoding tryptophan--tRNA ligase, translating into MSGSNPTNRIFSGVQPTGGLHLGNYLGAIRNWVRLQKDYECIFCVVDMHAITVWQDPVALRKATHEVAAAYIACGIDPEENILFHQSANPNHAELAWIFNCVARMGWLNRMTQFKDKAGKNRENASTGLFVYPNLMAADILAYKATHVPVGEDQKQHLELTRDIATKFNNDFGAEDFFPLPEPVIQKEAARIMSLRDGAKKMSKSDPSEYSRLIMTDGPDEIAQKLRKAKTDPEPLPSEMDGLEDRPEARNLVSIYAALQDIDDATALSRVAGKQFKDFKEELTDVAVTKLGPIGDEMKRLMAAPDHIEAILHKGGERAREISEPILRDVYDIVGFVGR; encoded by the coding sequence ATGAGCGGGAGCAATCCTACCAATCGCATTTTCTCGGGGGTCCAGCCGACCGGCGGCCTTCACCTTGGCAACTATCTGGGCGCGATCCGTAACTGGGTCCGGCTGCAGAAAGATTACGAATGCATCTTCTGCGTCGTCGACATGCACGCGATCACCGTCTGGCAGGACCCGGTTGCCCTGCGGAAAGCGACGCATGAGGTCGCCGCGGCCTATATTGCCTGCGGTATCGATCCGGAAGAGAACATCCTGTTCCACCAGTCGGCCAACCCGAACCACGCGGAACTGGCCTGGATCTTCAACTGCGTTGCGCGGATGGGGTGGCTCAACCGGATGACCCAGTTCAAGGACAAGGCAGGCAAGAACCGGGAGAATGCCTCCACCGGCCTGTTTGTCTATCCGAACCTGATGGCAGCCGACATCCTGGCCTATAAGGCAACCCATGTACCCGTGGGTGAGGACCAGAAACAGCATCTGGAACTGACCCGTGATATCGCCACCAAATTCAACAACGATTTCGGTGCGGAAGACTTCTTCCCGCTGCCGGAACCGGTGATCCAGAAGGAAGCGGCGCGTATCATGTCCCTGCGGGACGGGGCCAAGAAGATGTCCAAATCCGACCCGTCGGAATACAGCCGCCTGATCATGACGGACGGCCCGGACGAAATTGCCCAGAAACTGCGTAAGGCAAAAACGGATCCGGAACCCCTGCCCAGCGAAATGGACGGCCTGGAAGACCGCCCGGAAGCCCGGAACCTGGTCAGCATCTATGCGGCCCTGCAGGATATTGACGACGCAACCGCGCTGTCGCGTGTCGCCGGCAAGCAGTTCAAGGACTTCAAGGAAGAGCTGACGGATGTGGCTGTGACCAAGCTGGGTCCGATCGGTGATGAGATGAAGCGCCTGATGGCGGCCCCGGACCATATCGAAGCCATCCTGCACAAGGGTGGTGAACGGGCCCGCGAAATCTCTGAGCCGATCCTCAGGGATGTCTATGATATCGTCGGTTTCGTCGGTCGCTGA
- a CDS encoding nucleotidyltransferase family protein has protein sequence MSARIKTGMVLAAGFGTRMRPLTDTKPKPLIPLMGEPLIDWCMDRMRDHGTEKVVVNAHYLADQLQDHFHLDPMVTMVHETEILETGGGVLNALPELGEDPFFVANSDVVWLEGPSPAMKRLEDFWDDETMDALLLLQPTVRAFGYTGYGDYFLDPLGNAIRRSEGEVAPYLFTGLRIVHPRLFDGEQPGAFSMLRLFDKAEAEGRLKAVVHDGEWYHLGTPEALDEAEDIIRRGQTRSNTR, from the coding sequence GTGAGTGCCCGGATCAAAACCGGCATGGTGCTGGCCGCCGGGTTCGGCACCCGCATGCGTCCTCTGACCGATACAAAGCCAAAGCCCCTGATCCCCCTGATGGGGGAGCCGCTGATCGACTGGTGTATGGACCGGATGCGCGATCACGGGACCGAGAAGGTCGTGGTCAACGCGCATTATCTGGCCGACCAGTTGCAGGATCATTTCCATCTCGACCCGATGGTGACCATGGTCCATGAGACGGAAATCCTGGAAACCGGCGGCGGTGTGCTGAACGCCCTGCCGGAACTGGGCGAAGATCCCTTCTTTGTCGCCAATTCCGACGTGGTCTGGCTGGAAGGGCCGTCGCCCGCCATGAAACGCCTGGAAGACTTCTGGGACGATGAGACCATGGATGCGCTGCTGTTGTTACAGCCGACGGTGCGTGCCTTCGGCTATACCGGCTATGGCGATTATTTCCTGGACCCGCTGGGCAATGCCATCCGGCGGTCCGAAGGCGAGGTTGCGCCTTATCTTTTTACCGGCCTGCGCATTGTCCATCCGCGTCTGTTCGACGGCGAACAGCCCGGTGCCTTTTCCATGCTGCGCCTGTTTGACAAGGCAGAGGCCGAGGGCCGCCTGAAAGCGGTCGTGCATGATGGGGAGTGGTATCACCTGGGCACGCCGGAGGCGCTGGACGAGGCGGAAGACATCATCCGGCGCGGCCAGACCCGCAGCAACACCCGCTGA
- a CDS encoding universal stress protein: MSDAEVIRKPDDDARVFLVVVDNSEEMQKALRFASHRARHTNGRVALLYVQEPTSFSHWLGVDELMREEAREEGEALLQALSEKVEKLSGQMPVVYIREGDRGEELFAQLEEDPSISIVVLAASSKGGEGADPIISHLIGKGRGKMHTPFTIVPGTLSDEEIDGLS; encoded by the coding sequence GTGAGTGACGCCGAGGTAATTAGAAAACCCGACGATGATGCGCGTGTTTTCCTCGTAGTCGTGGACAATTCCGAGGAAATGCAGAAAGCATTGCGTTTCGCCAGCCATCGCGCCCGGCACACCAACGGCCGCGTGGCGCTTCTTTATGTACAGGAACCAACCTCGTTCAGCCATTGGCTTGGCGTGGACGAATTGATGCGCGAAGAGGCCCGCGAGGAAGGCGAGGCCCTGTTGCAGGCACTTTCGGAGAAAGTGGAAAAACTGTCCGGGCAGATGCCGGTGGTCTATATCCGCGAAGGAGACCGCGGGGAGGAATTATTCGCCCAGTTGGAAGAAGACCCATCCATTTCCATCGTGGTCCTGGCGGCCTCCTCCAAAGGCGGTGAAGGGGCGGACCCGATCATCAGCCATCTGATCGGCAAGGGGCGCGGCAAGATGCATACCCCCTTTACCATCGTTCCCGGAACGCTGTCGGATGAGGAAATCGACGGGCTAAGTTAA
- a CDS encoding NifU family protein, with protein sequence MFIQTEQTPNPATLKFIPGREVLAQGTADFPTADEAQGKSPLAERLFELDGVTGVFFGYDFVTVTKGDAHEWYVLKPSVLGVIMEHFTAGRTVMYDNAVADAPAHSGGEDDDEIISQIKELLDTRVRPAVAQDGGDIVFHGFEEGVVYLTMRGACAGCPSSTATLKMGIENMLRHYIPEVVEVRATM encoded by the coding sequence ATGTTCATTCAAACCGAACAGACGCCAAATCCGGCCACCCTGAAATTCATCCCGGGCCGTGAGGTCCTGGCCCAGGGAACGGCAGACTTCCCGACCGCCGACGAGGCACAGGGGAAATCGCCATTGGCCGAACGCCTGTTTGAGCTGGACGGAGTCACCGGGGTTTTCTTCGGCTATGACTTTGTCACCGTCACCAAAGGCGATGCCCATGAATGGTATGTTCTGAAGCCTTCTGTCCTGGGCGTGATAATGGAGCATTTCACTGCTGGCCGCACTGTCATGTATGACAATGCCGTTGCCGATGCCCCGGCCCACAGCGGGGGCGAGGATGATGACGAGATCATTTCCCAGATCAAGGAGCTGCTGGATACGCGTGTGCGCCCCGCAGTGGCCCAGGATGGCGGTGATATCGTTTTCCACGGTTTCGAGGAAGGCGTGGTCTATCTGACCATGCGCGGCGCCTGTGCCGGTTGCCCCAGTTCAACCGCGACGTTGAAAATGGGGATTGAAAACATGCTGCGCCATTATATCCCTGAGGTTGTGGAGGTCCGCGCCACGATGTAG
- the trxA gene encoding thioredoxin TrxA — translation MATVKVSDDDFDNAVLGADKPVLVDYWAEWCGPCKMIAPALDEIASEMSDKVTVAKLNIDENPHTPTKFGVRGIPTLMLFKDGQVVATKVGAMAKSQLEQWVESVL, via the coding sequence ATGGCCACCGTGAAGGTCTCCGACGACGATTTCGACAACGCCGTCCTGGGCGCAGACAAGCCGGTCCTGGTTGACTATTGGGCTGAATGGTGCGGCCCTTGTAAGATGATTGCACCGGCCCTGGATGAAATCGCCAGTGAAATGAGTGACAAGGTCACCGTTGCCAAGCTGAACATTGATGAAAACCCGCATACGCCGACCAAATTCGGTGTGCGCGGCATTCCGACCCTGATGCTGTTCAAGGACGGCCAGGTGGTTGCCACCAAGGTTGGCGCCATGGCGAAAAGCCAGTTGGAACAGTGGGTAGAGTCGGTTCTCTGA
- the addB gene encoding double-strand break repair protein AddB: protein MARVLNISRTRSFVDALAAGLLAEVGDDPLALADITILLPTRRACRALREAFLRLGEGKAMVLPTMRPVGDVDEEELLLAGAGSAELGDFSLEQPPAINGLRRELLLTRLIMARPIDPERGQMPTPDQAARLARELARLLDQVQVEGQSLDNIENLVRSEFSEHWQQTVDFLDILRVHWPVILDAEGCLDPADRRNRVMRAQALAWEAQPPKGRLIAAGSTGSVPATADLLAVIAALPNGEVVLPGLDRDLDDAAWDQVRFDETHPQFGLAGLLARMNVARDAVADWPTGPGEGQTASSLRAQLATEALRPAATTDAWRNIHDVDPAALDGVSRIDCPTAHIEATAIALIMRQGLETASQTTALVTPDRTLARRVAAELKRWGVQVDDSAGVPLHIAPPAVMLRLLAEAAALNLSPVALLALCKHPLVAGGEEIRTFRRQVRRLEEKLLRGPRPGPGLAGIRAVLEQRRREEKIRPERAEQLADFLGRLEDLLRPLVAVMARETASLEEMLDAHLQVAEALCATDGDSGSDRLWAGEAGEALVVFLADLREHADLMTDLRPRDYPTLLDSLLIGQTVRPRYGQHPRLFIWGPLEARLQRADVTILGGLNEGIWPPEAKADPWMSRPMKQAMGLPLPERRSGVTAHDFELNFCARRVILTRADKVDGQPTVPSRWLSRLDVVLDKAGLKNALQSDQAWIDWAHDLGRAKGLPAAMPEPRPPVEARPRRLSVTRVEAWMRDPYTIFAQKILNLSPLDPLEMEPGMAERGTFIHDALEKFVKAFPHDVPVDAEQQLLQIGEDCFGAALGQPSVRAFWWPRFRRIAQWFVTLERDRRKQVAKIFTEIWGRLEMMGPAGAFEVSAKADRLDQLGDGTFAIVDYKTGSPPSDKTVKAGIAPQLPLEAAIAAAGGFDGIGEVTVSELAFWQLSGGDPAGKESPVRGDPMELAQVALDGLRELVTRFDDPATAYRPTPRPKFANRYNDYEHLAREKEWRVTGGEDAE from the coding sequence ATGGCCAGGGTCCTCAACATCAGCCGCACCCGGTCCTTCGTGGACGCGCTTGCCGCCGGTCTGTTGGCGGAGGTGGGGGATGACCCCCTGGCGCTTGCCGACATCACGATCCTTCTGCCGACAAGGCGCGCCTGCCGCGCCCTGCGGGAGGCCTTCCTGCGGCTGGGCGAGGGCAAGGCCATGGTCCTGCCGACCATGCGGCCTGTGGGCGATGTGGATGAGGAAGAGCTGTTGCTGGCCGGGGCAGGCAGTGCGGAACTGGGCGATTTCAGCCTGGAACAGCCGCCTGCCATAAACGGCCTGCGACGGGAATTGCTGCTGACGCGGTTGATCATGGCGCGGCCCATCGATCCGGAACGCGGCCAGATGCCGACCCCGGACCAGGCGGCAAGGCTGGCGCGGGAACTGGCCCGACTGCTCGATCAGGTGCAGGTTGAAGGCCAAAGCCTCGACAATATTGAAAATCTCGTTCGTTCAGAATTTTCTGAACACTGGCAACAAACGGTTGATTTCCTGGATATCCTGCGGGTTCACTGGCCGGTTATTCTGGACGCGGAAGGCTGTCTCGACCCGGCGGACCGGCGCAACCGCGTGATGCGGGCACAGGCCCTGGCCTGGGAGGCACAGCCGCCGAAAGGCCGTCTGATTGCCGCCGGTTCCACCGGTAGCGTCCCGGCAACCGCAGACCTGCTGGCCGTTATTGCCGCCCTTCCAAATGGCGAGGTCGTGCTGCCGGGGCTGGATCGGGATCTGGACGATGCGGCCTGGGATCAGGTGCGGTTTGACGAGACCCATCCGCAATTCGGCCTGGCGGGATTGCTGGCGCGGATGAATGTCGCCCGCGACGCGGTCGCCGACTGGCCTACGGGGCCGGGGGAAGGCCAGACAGCCTCGTCCCTGCGGGCGCAACTGGCGACAGAGGCCCTGCGTCCTGCTGCCACGACGGATGCCTGGCGAAATATCCATGATGTTGACCCGGCGGCGCTGGACGGAGTGTCCCGCATTGACTGTCCGACCGCCCATATCGAGGCGACGGCGATTGCCCTGATCATGCGTCAGGGGCTGGAAACCGCCAGCCAGACGACGGCACTGGTGACGCCGGACCGGACCCTGGCGCGGCGCGTGGCGGCGGAATTGAAACGCTGGGGCGTGCAGGTGGACGACAGTGCGGGCGTGCCGCTGCATATTGCGCCGCCTGCGGTCATGCTGCGCCTGTTGGCGGAGGCGGCGGCCCTGAACCTGTCGCCGGTCGCGCTTTTGGCCCTGTGCAAACATCCGCTGGTCGCCGGTGGGGAGGAAATCAGGACCTTCCGCCGTCAGGTGCGCCGGCTGGAGGAAAAGCTGCTGCGCGGCCCCCGTCCCGGCCCCGGCCTGGCAGGCATTCGTGCCGTTCTGGAGCAACGTCGCCGCGAAGAAAAAATCCGGCCTGAGCGGGCAGAGCAACTGGCTGATTTCCTGGGCAGGCTGGAAGACCTGCTGCGGCCCCTTGTGGCGGTGATGGCCCGGGAGACGGCCTCGCTGGAAGAAATGCTGGATGCCCATCTACAGGTGGCGGAGGCGCTTTGTGCTACCGACGGCGACAGCGGCAGCGACCGGCTCTGGGCCGGTGAGGCGGGCGAGGCGCTTGTCGTCTTTCTGGCGGACCTGCGCGAACATGCGGACCTGATGACGGATTTGCGGCCCCGCGACTATCCCACCCTGCTGGACAGTCTTTTGATCGGCCAGACTGTGCGGCCCCGCTATGGCCAGCATCCGCGCCTGTTCATCTGGGGGCCGCTGGAGGCCCGTCTGCAACGCGCCGATGTTACTATCCTGGGCGGGTTGAATGAAGGGATCTGGCCGCCGGAGGCCAAGGCCGATCCCTGGATGTCCCGGCCTATGAAACAGGCCATGGGACTGCCCCTGCCGGAGCGTCGCAGCGGTGTCACCGCCCATGATTTCGAACTGAATTTCTGTGCCCGCCGGGTGATCCTGACGCGCGCGGACAAGGTGGACGGCCAGCCGACCGTGCCGTCGCGCTGGCTGTCGCGTCTGGATGTGGTTCTGGACAAGGCCGGGCTAAAGAATGCGCTGCAGTCCGATCAGGCCTGGATCGACTGGGCCCATGATCTGGGACGGGCAAAGGGTCTTCCCGCAGCCATGCCGGAACCGCGCCCACCGGTCGAGGCGCGCCCGCGCAGGCTTTCGGTCACGCGGGTCGAGGCCTGGATGCGTGACCCCTATACCATCTTTGCGCAGAAAATCCTGAACCTGTCCCCGCTCGACCCGCTGGAAATGGAACCGGGTATGGCGGAGCGCGGCACCTTCATCCATGACGCGCTGGAAAAATTCGTCAAAGCCTTCCCCCATGATGTCCCGGTGGATGCGGAACAACAGCTTTTGCAGATCGGGGAGGACTGTTTTGGCGCGGCGCTGGGCCAGCCTTCGGTGCGCGCCTTCTGGTGGCCGCGTTTCCGGCGTATCGCCCAGTGGTTCGTGACGCTGGAACGGGACCGGCGTAAACAGGTTGCGAAAATCTTTACCGAAATCTGGGGCCGACTGGAGATGATGGGACCGGCGGGTGCCTTTGAGGTGAGCGCCAAGGCCGACCGTCTGGATCAGCTTGGCGACGGGACATTCGCCATTGTGGATTACAAGACCGGTTCGCCGCCATCGGATAAGACGGTGAAGGCCGGGATTGCGCCGCAGTTGCCCCTGGAGGCGGCCATTGCGGCGGCGGGTGGCTTTGACGGGATCGGTGAGGTAACCGTCAGCGAATTGGCCTTCTGGCAGCTATCTGGCGGCGATCCCGCAGGCAAGGAAAGCCCGGTCCGGGGCGATCCGATGGAACTGGCGCAGGTGGCGCTGGACGGATTGCGGGAACTGGTGACGCGCTTTGACGATCCGGCGACCGCTTACCGCCCGACACCACGGCCCAAATTCGCCAACCGCTATAACGATTACGAGCATCTGGCACGCGAGAAGGAATGGCGCGTCACCGGCGGGGAGGACGCGGAATGA